A single genomic interval of Mustela nigripes isolate SB6536 chromosome 7, MUSNIG.SB6536, whole genome shotgun sequence harbors:
- the RRP36 gene encoding LOW QUALITY PROTEIN: ribosomal RNA processing protein 36 homolog (The sequence of the model RefSeq protein was modified relative to this genomic sequence to represent the inferred CDS: inserted 2 bases in 2 codons; substituted 1 base at 1 genomic stop codon), with protein MVTETGCVLSHKEIVRVWRRPPDLLAVAGAAGRTPGACRRVRARLGAEGQRGAGGEKARGWCSHRRRPCVKVRSGDAWVAGEASVDTSNMSFEELLELQSQVGTETYXLAAGNSPKKQGSRPRVQNACVADKHRPLEMSAKVRVPFLHQVVPISKKVARDPRFDDLSGEYNPEVFDXTYEFLNDILAKEKEXVKKQLKKHRSGQEQEKLQQLLQRMEQQERAQQECKRQQELRLALKQEQRARAQQGQRPYFLKKSEQRQLVLAEKFKELKRSKKLESFLSRKRRRNSGKDRKHLPLSKE; from the exons ATGGTCACAGAAACTGGGTGTGTGTTAAGCCATAAAGAAATTGTCAGAGTGTGGCGGCGGCCGCCAGACCTCCTCGCGGTGGCTGGGGCGGCGGGGAGGACGCCGGGGGCCTGCAGAAGGGTGAGGGCCCGGTTGGGAGCTGAGGGACAGCGGGGCGCCGGCGGCGAGAAGGCCAGGGGGTGGTGCAGTCACC GGAGAAGACCGTGTGTAAAAGTACGATCAGGAGACGCATGGGTTGCTGGGGAGGCGTCAGTAGACACATCTAACATGTCATTTGAAGAGCTGTTGGAATTGCAGAGCCAAGTGGGGACTGAGACAT AGTTGGCAGCTGGAAACAGTCCTAAGAAGCAAGGTTCTAGACCACGTGTCCAAAATGCGTGTGTTGCAGATAAGCACAGGCCTCTGGAAATGTCAGCCAAGGTCCGGGTGCCATTTTTGCATCAAGTTGTCCCCATCAGTAAGAAGGTAGCCCGGGATCCCCGCTTTGACGATCTTTCAGGAGAATATAATCCTGAGGTGTTTG AAACCTATGAATTCCTGAATGACATCCTAGCCAAAGAGAAAGAGTAGGTGAAAAAGCAGTTGAAGAAGCACCGTTctgggcaggagcaggagaaACTGCAGCAGCTGCTTCAGAGGATGGAGCAGCAAGAACGGGCACAGCAGGAATGCAAGCGGCAACAGGAGCTGCGCCTGGCCctgaagcaggagcagagggctcGGGCCCAGCAGGGCCAGCGGCCATACTTCCTGAAGAAATCTGAGCAGCGCCAGTTGGTCCTAGCTGAGAAGTTCAAGGAGCTGAAACGCAGCAAGAAGCTAGAGAGTTTTTTAAGTCGAAAAAGGCGCAGAAACTCAGGCAAGGACCGGAAACATCTCCCCTTGAGCAAAGAGTAA